From the genome of Candidatus Nitrosocosmicus oleophilus, one region includes:
- a CDS encoding M3 family metallopeptidase — protein sequence MKIDNIRNILENAHIIQNEETYYQFAGLKYNPAIIQEISKLKIQGCRLFLKSFDTPRELFLSSIESLAEDKTKRLERELHEIRNKKLVDKRYRIEDNYVNWSNWRQFNAIETNHNYRKNVFDCFIEKTELIKPVIEKRFNKIRNIYEYDGGMNPLHGYLESEGVSYNKLKEFVENLANLTSKLFNERLVALSNKIFDRNPEYYDDFYYFRNRVFKDISDEFAKANPISTVIKTLRDLRMNVKKISFDSEDRKNKYPSPICFFIHIPSDIRILYREESPYFDFQGCFHESGHAMHATSIDPSLEYEKKYHIPMGINEIFSIFLERLTRNKKYLEKQLKISNKGKLDKIIELNNFMELFFVTFYAANSLTKMDFWMNKRSIENTNKIYSSMMKKYTNIEMPGQYWMLHHIMPESIMYVPSYLLAAVRAAELEKKIEELYGENWWESEEAGKYLRSMMKDGANINLQEFSKLDSRVFLKEITR from the coding sequence ATGAAAATAGATAATATAAGGAACATATTAGAAAACGCTCACATAATTCAAAATGAGGAAACATATTACCAATTTGCGGGTCTAAAGTATAATCCCGCCATAATTCAAGAGATATCAAAATTGAAGATTCAAGGTTGTCGGTTATTTTTGAAATCTTTTGATACCCCTAGAGAATTGTTTTTGTCATCCATAGAAAGTCTCGCAGAAGATAAAACTAAAAGATTAGAGCGTGAATTACATGAGATCAGAAATAAGAAATTAGTAGACAAGAGGTACAGGATTGAAGATAACTATGTAAACTGGAGCAACTGGAGACAATTTAACGCGATAGAAACAAATCATAATTATAGAAAGAATGTTTTTGATTGTTTTATTGAGAAAACAGAATTGATAAAACCAGTTATAGAAAAGAGATTCAACAAGATTAGGAATATTTACGAATATGATGGAGGAATGAATCCTCTGCATGGATATTTAGAAAGTGAAGGGGTATCGTATAATAAGTTAAAAGAATTTGTAGAGAATCTAGCAAATTTAACAAGCAAACTATTTAACGAAAGACTAGTTGCTCTATCTAACAAAATTTTTGATAGAAATCCAGAATATTATGATGATTTTTACTATTTTAGGAACAGAGTTTTTAAAGATATCTCAGACGAATTTGCTAAAGCAAATCCTATTTCAACTGTTATCAAGACTCTAAGGGATTTAAGAATGAATGTAAAAAAAATATCTTTTGATTCAGAGGATAGAAAAAATAAATATCCATCTCCCATCTGCTTTTTTATACACATTCCTTCAGATATAAGAATTCTTTATAGAGAGGAAAGTCCATATTTTGATTTTCAAGGATGTTTTCATGAATCAGGACACGCGATGCATGCAACCTCGATTGATCCTAGTTTAGAATATGAAAAAAAATACCATATTCCAATGGGAATTAACGAAATCTTCTCAATCTTTTTGGAAAGACTAACGAGAAATAAGAAATATTTGGAAAAACAATTAAAGATATCAAATAAAGGAAAGCTGGATAAAATAATTGAACTAAATAATTTTATGGAATTATTTTTCGTGACTTTCTATGCTGCAAACTCTTTAACAAAAATGGATTTTTGGATGAATAAACGGTCCATCGAAAATACTAATAAAATTTACTCATCGATGATGAAAAAATATACAAATATTGAAATGCCTGGGCAGTACTGGATGCTTCACCACATAATGCCAGAATCAATAATGTATGTACCTAGTTATTTATTAGCTGCTGTAAGAGCTGCAGAGTTGGAAAAAAAAATTGAAGAATTATACGGGGAAAATTGGTGGGAATCAGAAGAAGCCGGAAAATATTTAAGAAGCATGATGAAAGATGGTGCAAATATTAATTTACAAGAATTTTCCAAGTTAGATTCAAGGGTGTTTTTGAAAGAGATTACTCGGTAG
- the pyrB gene encoding aspartate carbamoyltransferase, which produces MIKNRFFNRNIVSIRDFNIDDFTFLFGITDKIRTLKSRERGEIAKGLILGYIFYEYSTRTRLSFESAMSSIGGRSLGISDVDSSSIMKGESYADTIKTISLYSDIILIRHPSDGSSRYACEISEKPVINGGSGSEEHPTQAMLDIYTIFKEKKRIDGLSIGIIGDLKYGRTVYSLIYALSNYKVEIHLVSPSILRVRSESIYDVSTKVKMYHHIELSDDLLDKLDVIYVTRIQRERFPDLQEYKKIQGLYTIDENILKKSKPDVSILHPLPRVDEISPSIDNTVNALYFKQAAYGKELRAALLSALLHEEPF; this is translated from the coding sequence ATGATTAAAAATAGATTTTTCAATCGCAATATAGTGTCCATCCGTGATTTCAATATAGATGATTTTACCTTTCTCTTTGGTATTACTGATAAAATAAGAACTTTGAAATCAAGAGAGCGTGGGGAAATCGCAAAAGGCTTAATTCTCGGATATATTTTTTATGAATATAGTACTAGAACCCGGTTAAGTTTCGAATCTGCTATGTCCTCCATTGGAGGCAGATCTTTGGGAATATCGGATGTGGATTCTTCATCTATCATGAAAGGTGAAAGTTATGCTGATACCATTAAGACCATCTCATTATACTCAGATATTATATTGATACGTCATCCTTCTGATGGTTCTAGTAGATATGCTTGTGAAATATCAGAAAAACCTGTGATAAATGGGGGTAGCGGAAGCGAAGAACATCCTACTCAAGCTATGTTAGACATTTACACCATATTCAAAGAAAAAAAAAGAATCGATGGTTTATCTATTGGAATAATAGGGGATCTAAAGTATGGCCGTACGGTATATTCTCTAATCTATGCCCTGTCTAATTATAAAGTCGAAATTCATCTTGTTTCGCCGTCTATACTACGAGTTCGAAGTGAATCGATATACGATGTCTCCACGAAGGTAAAAATGTATCATCATATTGAATTATCTGATGACTTGTTAGACAAATTAGACGTTATATATGTAACACGTATTCAAAGAGAACGATTTCCGGATCTTCAAGAATATAAAAAAATTCAAGGATTGTATACTATTGATGAAAATATCTTGAAAAAGTCAAAACCTGATGTTTCTATTTTACATCCATTACCTAGAGTTGATGAAATATCTCCATCAATTGATAATACAGTAAATGCTCTTTATTTTAAACAAGCTGCTTACGGAAAAGAGTTAAGGGCAGCCTTATTGTCCGCATTACTGCATGAAGAACCCTTCTGA